From a single Drosophila sulfurigaster albostrigata strain 15112-1811.04 chromosome 3, ASM2355843v2, whole genome shotgun sequence genomic region:
- the LOC133845574 gene encoding uncharacterized protein LOC133845574, which translates to MSALRYLIFGLTLHSALAAHNLTEFLLHRQRRGLIFQNSGSLKFSIGPSMPVPLGDPVSFRSCVLSYTLQGGTYSLPTTPIWPWDKWEVTFARSMQQMRRNIERHTAGGGVRYADDARLLAYIALEEYLGRRNNDMTVGRQCLLRSICENAQVHHHVGIFSEILNIVLSPGKADLDNSYHDAFAAGQAGANCLGLFKACPRGLNFLDELLMLEHSFN; encoded by the exons ATGTCGGCCCTAAGGTATCTGATCTTTGGCCTCACACTCCACTCCGCCTTGGCGGCTCACAATCTCACCGAGTTCCTGTTGCATCGCCAGCGTCGCGGCCTCATCTTTCAGAACAGCGGTTCGCTGAAGTTCAGCATCGGACCCTCGATGCCTGTACCTCTGGGTGATCCTGTGTCCTTTCGCTCCTGTGTCCTCTCCTATACGCTGCAGGGCGGCACCTACAGTCTGCCCACGACGCCCATTTGGCCATGGGATAAGTGGGAGGTAACATTTGCCAGATCTATGCAGCAAATGCGTCGGAATATCGAGAGGCATACGGCAGGCGGAGGCGTTAGATATGCGGACGATGCACGTTTGTTGGCCTACATTGCGCTCGAGGAGTATTTGGGCAGAAGGAACAATGATATGACTGTGGGCAGACAATGCCTGCTGCGTTCCATATGCGAGAATGCCCAGGTCCATCATCATGTTGGCATTTTCTCCGAAATCCTAAACATTGTGCTGAG TCCGGGCAAAGCGGATTTAGATAACTCGTATCACGATGCCTTTGCTGCCGGACAGGCGGGTGCTAATTGCCTGGGCCTCTTTAAGGCATGTCCACGTGGCCTCAACTTCCTCGACGAGCTGCTGATGTTGGAGCACAGCTTTAACTGA